One Natrinema halophilum genomic window carries:
- a CDS encoding transcription initiation factor IIB has protein sequence MTDTSIRTYTNERETEDEETTAVSDERERCPECGGRLVSDDEHAETVCEDCGLVVEEDEIDRGPEWRAFDAAEKDEKSRVGAPTTNMMHDQGLSTNIGWQDKDAYGRALSSRQRQKMQRLRTWNERFRTRDSKERNLKQALGEIDRMASALGLPENVRETASVIYRRALEEDLLPGRSIEGVATASLYAAARQAGTPRSLDEISAVSRVEKMELTRTYRYIIRELGLEVKPADPEHYVPRFVSDLDLSDETERMARELLESARQEGVHSGKSPVGLAAAAVYAAALLTNEKVTQNEVSEVASISEVTIRNRYKELLEASDTAAPA, from the coding sequence ATGACAGATACCAGCATCAGGACGTACACGAACGAAAGAGAGACCGAAGACGAAGAAACAACTGCGGTATCCGACGAACGCGAACGCTGCCCGGAATGTGGCGGTCGACTCGTCTCGGACGACGAACACGCCGAAACAGTCTGTGAGGATTGCGGTCTCGTCGTGGAAGAAGACGAGATCGACCGCGGTCCAGAATGGCGAGCGTTCGACGCCGCCGAAAAAGACGAGAAGTCCCGCGTGGGTGCGCCCACGACCAACATGATGCACGATCAGGGCCTCTCGACTAACATCGGCTGGCAGGACAAAGACGCCTACGGACGTGCACTCTCGAGTCGCCAGCGACAGAAGATGCAGCGTTTGCGCACCTGGAACGAGCGGTTCCGAACCCGCGACTCCAAGGAGCGCAACCTCAAACAGGCACTCGGTGAAATCGACCGGATGGCCTCCGCACTCGGCCTCCCCGAGAACGTCCGTGAAACGGCAAGCGTCATCTACCGACGCGCACTCGAAGAGGACCTCCTCCCGGGTCGGTCGATCGAAGGCGTCGCGACTGCCTCGCTATACGCCGCCGCTCGTCAGGCAGGCACTCCGCGCAGTCTCGACGAAATCTCGGCCGTTTCCCGCGTCGAGAAGATGGAACTGACCCGTACCTACCGCTACATCATTCGGGAACTCGGCCTCGAAGTTAAGCCAGCCGACCCCGAACACTACGTCCCGCGATTCGTCAGCGACCTCGACCTGTCGGACGAAACTGAGCGTATGGCTCGAGAACTGCTCGAATCGGCCCGTCAGGAGGGTGTCCACAGCGGCAAATCTCCGGTTGGCCTTGCCGCAGCGGCGGTATATGCTGCAGCGCTGCTGACCAACGAGAAGGTCACCCAGAACGAAGTCAGCGAAGTCGCGAGCATCTCCGAAGTCACCATCCGAAACCGGTACAAAGAACTGCTCGAGGCCTCTGACACGGCTGCACCCGCGTAA